The Gemmatimonadota bacterium genome segment TGCTCCTCGGCGGCGCGGGCCAGGTACGGTCGGCCGGTAAGCCCGGCGCCGCGCGCCCAGAGCATGGCGTGGCCTTGCGCGACCTGGGGCGCGAACACCTGGTTCTCGAGGTAGCCGTGGGCCAGCCCGGCGCGGCGCACCAGGCCGGCGACCTTCTCCGCCTCGGCGACGTTGCGGGCGAGGGGCTTCTCGCAGGCGACGCCGCGCAGCGCGCCGGCGCCGCGCTCGAGAGCGTGCACGATCTCTTCCACGTTCTCGACGCGGGCGAAGTTGGGGCCGCACAGCCAGAGCGCGTGAATGCGGGGGTCTTCGACCATCTCCGTGATCGAGCCGTAGCGCCGGGCCGGGCCCACCTCGAGCCGGCGCGCCAGCGCGGCGGCGGCCTCGGCGTTCTCGCGCTTCGGGCTCCAGACGCCCAGGATGTCGGCGTCCCGGACGGCCGTGAAGGCCTGCAGGTGGAAACGGGCGTTGAAGCCGCTGCCAATCATGCCAATGCCGAGGCGCTGCTCAGTCATCGTCCACCGAAATACTGGGACGCCGTCTCGCGGTAGCTCACGCCCAGGTGGCGGAGCGCTGCCTCGGGACACCCCTTCCACTCGGGCACGGCAGTGTTGCCGGAATACCCCAGGTCCTGGATGCCGATGCGGCTGGAGAAGAAGCCGGAGGCAGTCAGGTCACGGAACCGGTTGAAGAAGTGCACGCCCTGGCTCAGCTCGGGGCGGGCGCGGGCGGGCCAGGCGATTTCGTCCAGGATGGCCGTCTGCTGGGCGGGCGCCAGCTCGGCGAATAGCTGGCCGAAGCGCTCCATGCTCTCGGCGTCCAGCCAGCGCAGCCCGCCCCGCATCCAGGTCTGCATGGAAGGGCGGTCCATCATGGTGAAGTCCATGAACTCGGGGACACCCGCCTCCGTCGCGCTGCCGGAGCGCTCGTCCCGCGGGATGATGAGGTCCACGAGTGTGCGCACGGTCCGCCACTCGTGCGGCGTGAAGAACCTGGGCTGGTAGCGCTCACCCTCCCCCTCTCCCAGGCGGAGCGCCTGCTGCGCGGCTTCTGCCGCGCGCTCGACGGCGGCCGGGGTGGTCTCGAGGCGGTCCAGCGCCATGGCCAGGGGCAGGCTGGCGAGCACGCCCAGCGCCTGCCGGCGGCTCATCTCGCTCACAGCGCCCTCCTTTTCATCTGCCAGGCAATGTACTCGCCGGTGCGCATGGCGAGCGCCAGGATGGTCCAGGTGGGATTCTTGTCCGCCTGCGAGACGAAGGCGCCGCCATCGGCGAGGAACAGGTTCTTCACCTCGTGCGCCTGGCAGTACTCGTTCAGCACCGAGGTGGCCGGGTCACGGCCCATGCGGGTCGTGCCCAGCTCGTGGATGATGACGCCGCCGGGCAGGAGGCCGTAGTCCTGCTCATAGCTCGGCATGGGCGCGTAGACCTCGCCACCCATATCCGCGATGATGGCGCGGAAGGTCTCCTGCATGTGCCTGGCCTGCTTGCGCTCATGGTCGCTCCACTTCCAGTGGAAGCGCAGGACCGGGATGCCCCACTCGTCCACGGTGTCGGGATCGATGTCGCAGTAGCAGTCGTCGTTGGGGATCATCTCGCCACGGCCGGAAAAGCCGACGGTCGCGCCCCAGTATCGCCGGTAGTCCTGCTTGAGCTGCTGGCCGTAGCCGCCGCCCGGCGGGTAGCGGTGGATGTTGCCCATGAAGCCGTAGGAGGGCACGCGCCGGCCGCCCCACACCTCGATGTGGTAGCCGCGCGGGAAGTCGAGCTTGCGGTTGTCCAGCCACCAGGGCATATAGATGTGCCCGCCGGCGCCATCCTCGTTGTGCACGGGGTTGTCGACCAGCCGGGGGATGAAGCCGGCCACGTCGGTGCCGGTCGTGTCCGTGAGGTACCGCCCGACCACGCCGCTGGAGTTGGCCAGCCCCTGGGGGTGGCGCGAGGACTTCGAGTTGAGCAGCAGGCGCGCTGACTCGCAGGCGCTGGCGGCGAGGACCACGACGCGCGCGCGCACGTGCGCGCCCGAGCCCGTCTCCTTGTCGATGTAGGCGACGCCGGTGGCGCGGCCGTCGTCGCCCACCGTGACCTCGCGCGCCATGGCGCTGGTGATCAGGGTGAGCCGGCCGGTCGCCAGCGCGGGGCGGATCAGCACTTCCGGGCTGGAGAAGTTCGAGTTGGTGCTGCAGCCGCGGTTGCACTGGCCGCAGAAGTGGCAGGCGGGGCGGCCGTTGAGCGGGCGGGTCAGGATGGAGAGGCGCGAGGAGATGCAGGCGACGCCCAGACGGTCGCAGGACTGCTTGACCAGCAGCTCGTAGCAGCGGGGGCGGGGCGGCGGTAGGAAGACGCCGTCCGGCTCGTTAGGCAGGCCTTCCCTGCTGCCATAGATCCCGACCAGCCGGTCGACCCGGTCGTAGTAGGGCTTGAGGTCCTGGTAGCTGATCGGCCAGTCATCGCCCAGCCCGTCCAGGCTCTTGCGCCGGAAATCGTGGGGGCCGAAGCGCAGCGAGATGCGGCCCCAGTGGTTGGTGCGCCCGCCCAGCATGCGTGCGCGGAACCAGCGGAAGCTGGTGCCCGGCGCCGTGGTGTAAGGCTCGCCGGGGATCTCCCAGCCGCCGTCGCAGGCATCGAACTCGCCGAACGGCCGCTCGGTCGTGGACGCGCCCCGGCGCGGCGAGTCGTAGGGCCACCTGAGCATGTCGCTGTGCTCGGTCGAGAACCAGGGGCGGCCGGCCTCGAGCAGCACTACGCTGGCGCCGGCGCGGGTCAGCATGTAGGCGGCCATGCCGCCGCCCGCGCCAGAGCCGAGGATGGCGACGTCGTAAACTTTTTCGACGGAATGGGAGGGCACGGGCAACCTCGGCAGTTACGGACTCGTCCCGGAAATCCTGCGAGTCGCTTGTGTCGAGTTCACAAGCACGGGCCGGTCATGCAGCTTTGGAACAGGCCCCTGTCGCACCTCTGCGAGGAAGAGTTTGGGAGCAGCAGCTATTGCGGGGCTGTTGCAGAAGGTTAAGGCGGGCGAGCCCGCCATGCAACACAGCTCGCGGCTTGCCGGCGGCGCGGCTCGGCGCCCCCGGTGCGTCACCATAATGGACTAAATCCACCGCTGACGTCTTGCCAGGGGCGAGGACGGGCGCTCATTTATACGGCAACCCACGCGCCTGACTGCTGCAGCGGGGAAGCCCGGTCATGGTGCGACCCTCGCGGCCGATCGTCGCCTGAAGATCGCCTTCACGATTCTGGGTGGCCGCTGGCGGCAGGGGCATCGTTCTAAAAGTCTGTGACCCCAAGGCATTCAGAGAGTAAGTCGCCACAGAGGGAAGCTTCCGCTCACCGAGGTCACCGATGTACAAGACGAAGCCCTGCGCCGAATGCGACATGCCGTCCAGCCAGCCGCTGCGCGTGCTGGTGCTGAACGGGACACTCAAGCACTCGCCCGACATCTCGAACACGGAGGAGCTGGCGTCCGAGGTGGTGCGGGCCATGGAGGCGCACGCGCCCATCGAGGCAGACTTCATCCGGCTGGTGGACCGGGCCATTCCGGCCGGGTTGGGCTACCGGGAGTCGGCTGATGACGACTGGCCGGAGATCGTGCAGCGAATCAAAGCCGCGGACATCGTGATCTTCGCCACGCCCATCTGGTGGGGCGGGCGCTCGAGCCTCATGCAGCGGGCGATCGAGCGGCTGGATGCGCTGGACGAGGAGTACCATGCCTCGGGGCGCAGCGCGTTGTACAACAAGGTGGCGGGTGTAGTGATCACGGGGAGCGAGGACGGCGCGCTCAGCACCATGGGCACGATCATGATGGTGCTGACCTGGATGGGCTTCACCCTGCCGCCGGAATGCGCGGCCTACTGGGTGGGTGAGGTGGGGTTCCCACCGGCGGAGGACCGGGAGAAGCGGCTGAACAACCCGGCGGTGCCCAACATGGCGAAGAACATGGCGCGCAATCTGGTCTACTACGCGCAGCTCCTGCGCCTGCACCCACTGCGCCCGCGACATTTGGAGGCAGTGGTGGCGGAAGCCGGAGACTGAGCGCTTAGCAGCGTCGGCTCGAGACCTGACGGAGGGACGCATGGGTCGGCTGCGCATCGAGGTGTTCCGCGCCCT includes the following:
- a CDS encoding gluconate 2-dehydrogenase subunit 3 family protein; translated protein: MSEMSRRQALGVLASLPLAMALDRLETTPAAVERAAEAAQQALRLGEGEGERYQPRFFTPHEWRTVRTLVDLIIPRDERSGSATEAGVPEFMDFTMMDRPSMQTWMRGGLRWLDAESMERFGQLFAELAPAQQTAILDEIAWPARARPELSQGVHFFNRFRDLTASGFFSSRIGIQDLGYSGNTAVPEWKGCPEAALRHLGVSYRETASQYFGGR
- a CDS encoding GMC family oxidoreductase encodes the protein MAAYMLTRAGASVVLLEAGRPWFSTEHSDMLRWPYDSPRRGASTTERPFGEFDACDGGWEIPGEPYTTAPGTSFRWFRARMLGGRTNHWGRISLRFGPHDFRRKSLDGLGDDWPISYQDLKPYYDRVDRLVGIYGSREGLPNEPDGVFLPPPRPRCYELLVKQSCDRLGVACISSRLSILTRPLNGRPACHFCGQCNRGCSTNSNFSSPEVLIRPALATGRLTLITSAMAREVTVGDDGRATGVAYIDKETGSGAHVRARVVVLAASACESARLLLNSKSSRHPQGLANSSGVVGRYLTDTTGTDVAGFIPRLVDNPVHNEDGAGGHIYMPWWLDNRKLDFPRGYHIEVWGGRRVPSYGFMGNIHRYPPGGGYGQQLKQDYRRYWGATVGFSGRGEMIPNDDCYCDIDPDTVDEWGIPVLRFHWKWSDHERKQARHMQETFRAIIADMGGEVYAPMPSYEQDYGLLPGGVIIHELGTTRMGRDPATSVLNEYCQAHEVKNLFLADGGAFVSQADKNPTWTILALAMRTGEYIAWQMKRRAL
- a CDS encoding NAD(P)H-dependent oxidoreductase, whose translation is MYKTKPCAECDMPSSQPLRVLVLNGTLKHSPDISNTEELASEVVRAMEAHAPIEADFIRLVDRAIPAGLGYRESADDDWPEIVQRIKAADIVIFATPIWWGGRSSLMQRAIERLDALDEEYHASGRSALYNKVAGVVITGSEDGALSTMGTIMMVLTWMGFTLPPECAAYWVGEVGFPPAEDREKRLNNPAVPNMAKNMARNLVYYAQLLRLHPLRPRHLEAVVAEAGD